The following are from one region of the Syngnathus acus chromosome 10, fSynAcu1.2, whole genome shotgun sequence genome:
- the haus4 gene encoding HAUS augmin-like complex subunit 4: protein MSEESGVLTFGSEDNLHKQVLASFLLCDMTEEDLRQNPKFCELLTSLAHRVDKTGLNAPLKTELERAKQKLLPQRRLWLQSESIHRALQEMIQDHKIRKHRAGVPPDENMFYETVEKCLLVAQCARQLDPSDTTQMDRPPILGLNPQDVMALMPSEKNIQKMKERVYGVLEEHLKKKCFNFLLYYQPEWDNHSDSLNHCKLSNLSAQLDKDKNKVEDLKQSNREKTVLLQRQTRLYLSEMTKCIQLLQSFILETRLKTQTDLDRKKLGYFEGKSELVLETIMSQLVAIKLETYTVDSISTHKEIRKKLESELRACRAEKQSLESKLSSFEILGKEFEALAQQYGKLREQIEIQKWALKEFTKYNDK from the exons ATGAGCGAGGAATCCGGAGTATTGACGTTTGGAAGCGAGGACAATCTGCATAAACAGG TTTTGGCCTCGTTTCTACTATGTGACATGACAGAGGAGGACCTGAGGCAAAACCCCAAGTTCTGTGAACTCTTGACCAGTCTCGCACATCGTGTAGATAAAACTGGACTCAATGCCCCACTGAAAACTGAGCTGGAGAGG gcTAAGCAGAAACTGCTGCCACAGCGGCGACTCTGGCTGCAGTCTGAGAGCATCCACAGAGCGCTTCAAGAGATGATCCAAGACCACAAAATCAGGAAGCATCGTGCCGGTGTGCCACCTGATGAGAACATG TTTTACGAGACCGTGGAAAAATGCCTTCTTGTGGCCCAATGTGCAAGACAGCTGGATCCCAGCGACACCACCCAAATGGACCGGCCCCCCATTTTGGGTTTGAACCCCCAAGACGTTATGGCGCTCATGCCTTCTGAGAAA AATATACAAAAAATGAAGGAGCGTGTATATGGAGTGCTTGAGGAACATCTCaagaaaaagtgttttaattTCCTCCTCTACTATCAACCTGAATGGG ACAATCATAGCGACTCTCTGAATCACTGCAAGTTGTCTAATCTGTCCGCACAACTGgataaagacaaaaacaaggtTGAAGATCTGAAGCAAAGCAACCGTGAAAAGACAGTTCTCCTCCAAAGGCAGACACGACTGTACCTTTCT GAGATGACAAAATGTATCCAGCTCCTTCAGTCTTTCATCCTGGAGACCCGCTTGAAGACACAGACCGATTTGGACAGGAAGAAATTGGGCTACTTTGAGGGCAAATCCGAATTAGTCTTGGAAACAATCAT GTCTCAGTTGGTTGCAATTAAGCTGGAAACGTACACAGTTGACTCGATTTCTACCCACAAAGAAATAAG AAAAAAGTTGGAGTCAGAGCTGAGAGCCTGCCGGGCAGAGAAACAGTCTTTGGAGTCAAAGTTGTCCTCTTTTGAGATCTTGGGCAAGGAATTTGAGGCCCTGGCTCAGCAGTATGGCAAATTACGAGAGCAAATCGAAATTCAAAAATGGGCTCTGAAGGAATTTACCAAGTACAATGACAAGTGA